A window of the Xenopus laevis strain J_2021 chromosome 9_10L, Xenopus_laevis_v10.1, whole genome shotgun sequence genome harbors these coding sequences:
- the XB5745823.L gene encoding uncharacterized protein LOC100037217 (The RefSeq protein has 3 substitutions compared to this genomic sequence): MVHWTAEEKAAITSVWQEVNQEQDGHDALTRLLVVYPWTQRYFSSFGNLGNATAIAGNVKVRAHGKKVLSAVGDAIAHLDNVKGTLHDLSVVHAFKLYVDPENFKRLGEVLVIVLASKLGSAFTPQVQGAWEKFVAVLVDALSQGYN; this comes from the exons ATGGTTCATTGGACAGCTGAAGAGAAGGCCGCCATCACCTCTGTGTGGCAGGAGGTCAACCAGGAGCAAGATGGCCATGATGCACTCACAAG GCTGCTGGTTGTGTACCCCTGGACCCAGAGATACTTCAGCAGTTTTGGAAATCTCAGTAATGTCACAGCTATTGCTGGAAATGCCAAGGTGCGTGCCCATGGCAAGAAGGTTCTTTCAGCTGTTGGTGATGCCATCGCCCATCTTGACAATGTGAAGGGAACTCTCCATGACCTCAGTGTGGTCCACGCCTTCAAGCTCTATGTGGATCCTGAGAACTTCAAG CGTCTTGGTGAAGTTCTGGTCATTGTCTTGGCTTCCAAACTGGGATCAGCCTTTACTCCTCAAGTCCAGGGAGCCTGGGAGAAATTTGTTGCTGTTCTGGTTGATGCCCTCAGCCAAGGATACAACTAA
- the LOC108702026 gene encoding hemoglobin subunit beta-2-like has product MVHWTAEEKAAITSVWQEVNQEQDGHDALTRLLVVYPWTQRYFSSFGNLGNATAIAGNVKVRAHGKKVLSAVGDAIAHLDNVKGTLHDLSVVHAFKLYVDPENFKRLGEVLVIVLASKLGSAFTPQVQGAWEKFVAVLVDALSQGYN; this is encoded by the exons ATGGTTCATTGGACAGCTGAAGAGAAGGCCGCCATCACCTCTGTGTGGCAGGAGGTCAACCAGGAGCAAGATGGCCATGATGCACTCACAAG GCTGCTGGTTGTGTACCCCTGGACCCAGAGATACTTCAGCAGTTTTGGAAATCTCGGTAATGCCACAGCTATTGCTGGAAATGTCAAGGTGCGTGCCCATGGCAAGAAGGTTCTTTCAGCTGTTGGTGATGCCATCGCCCATCTTGACAATGTGAAGGGAACTCTCCATGACCTCAGTGTGGTCCACGCCTTCAAGCTCTATGTGGATCCTGAGAACTTCAAG CGTCTTGGTGAAGTTCTGGTCATTGTCTTGGCTTCCAAACTGGGATCAGCCTTTACTCCTCAAGTCCAGGGAGCCTGGGAGAAATTTGTTGCTGTTCTGGTTGACGCCCTCAGCCAAGGATACAACTAA